GGGCTGCCTCTTTCCATGAAACCCCTGACTTTATCATTCTGAAAACTCTCGGTGGACCGGGACCATAGCCTCTCCAAGGTTCTTTCTCCCAGTTTTTGATGAATGTCTGCGCCATGTGTTCACCGTTGAATCCCTTGTTTGCAATTAATGATTCGGCTACACCTATCATCATGTGGGTATCGTCTGTCCATCGGCCGTGAAAGCTAAATTCTTCAATGTTTAGCTTGTTTATCCACAAGCCTTCAAATGACGCACCTAGGGCGTCTCCTATAGCGCTTCCAATTATGCAACCAACAAACTTAAATTTTGAGGGAAACAAAGCCACTTACCTTTAAGGAATGAAGCGTATCTGAATTGTTACTTATAAATTTTGAAGGTGAAAAGAGCAGATTCTTAAATATTACATTTGAATTGATTAGGCTGTGAAAATGCCAGAAAATGAAACCATAATTGAATTGGTAAACGTTTACAAGGAATATAGAGTTGGCAGCATAGTAACTGTCGCGCTTAAAAATGTTAATTTCAAAATCAATAAGGGCGACTTGCTAGCTATAATGGGGCCTTCAGGCTCCGGGAAAACAACACTTTTAAACATGATAGGGCTTCTTGATAGACCCACAAAGGGAAAAATAATCTTTGATGGCCGCGACATTTCAAAATTGAATGACAGAGAACTCGCATACTTGAGGAACGCTAAATTGGGATTTGTTTTCCAAACATTCAATTTAGTCAATAGATTAACAGTTTTTGAAAATATTGAGCTTCCATTAATACCACGTGGGCTTCCGCGCAACGTTCGAGCCAAAATGGTTGAGGAGGCATTGCTGGAGGTTGGCGGAGACCCCAGTTGGCTTAGAAAGAAGCCTAATCAACTGTCTGGGGGACAGCAGCAGAGAGTAGCCATTGCAAGGGCAATAGTT
Above is a genomic segment from Candidatus Bathyarchaeota archaeon containing:
- a CDS encoding ABC transporter ATP-binding protein, whose product is MIELVNVYKEYRVGSIVTVALKNVNFKINKGDLLAIMGPSGSGKTTLLNMIGLLDRPTKGKIIFDGRDISKLNDRELAYLRNAKLGFVFQTFNLVNRLTVFENIELPLIPRGLPRNVRAKMVEEALLEVGGDPSWLRKKPNQLSGGQQQRVAIARAIVGNPVVILADEPTGNLDRASSKVVVETFLKLNEAGHTVVTVTHDPEVANCMRKIYVIRDGELVEELEPDPKEALINKI